In the Hordeum vulgare subsp. vulgare chromosome 7H, MorexV3_pseudomolecules_assembly, whole genome shotgun sequence genome, one interval contains:
- the LOC123407427 gene encoding polyadenylate-binding protein-interacting protein 8-like, whose protein sequence is MVAVAAEGPIRADAVPPAAAGAGAERADAAAAAGAAAAAKAREDEVREYKSDVRKLEELFKKLNPSAEEFVPLSRRQGDGARRLSADAPVFVSPAIDYYAPHHPFQHQQMHVLQVVGGGGGAGRDSSSDGSANGQPNRRRRNGFNQGRRRMGVRPRRTDREDSVRRTVYVSDIDQHVTEQKLAEVFSNCGQVVDCRICGDPNSVMRFAFIEFADDVGARAALALGGTVLGFYPVRVLPSKTAILPVNPKFLPRTEDEKEMVSRTVYCTNIDKNVPEDVVKNFFEGICGEVARLRLLGDYVHATCIAFVEFVEAEGAILALNCSGMLLGSLPVRVSPSKTPVRPRSPRVVSH, encoded by the exons ATGGTTGCCGTGGCGGCCGAGGGCCCGATCCGCGCCGACGCCGTGCcgccggcggcggccggggcgggcgcggAGAGGGCCGATGCGGCGGCCgcggccggggcggcggcggcggccaaggccAGGGAGGACGAGGTCAGGGAGTACAAGAGTGACGTCAGGAAGCTCGAGGAGCTGTTCAAGAAGCTGAACCCCTCCGCGGAGGAGTTCGTGCCGCTCTCCCGCCGCCAGGGGGACGGTGCCCGCCGCCTGTCGGCCGACGCGCCCGTCTTTGTCTCGCCCGCGATCGACTACTATGCGCCCCACCACCCGTTCCAGCATCAGCAGATGCACGTGCTGCAGGTGGTCGGTGGCGGGGGCGGAGCGGGCAGGGACTCTAGCAGCGACGGATCCGCCAACGGCCAGCCGAATCGACGG AGAAGGAATGGCTTCAACCAGGGGAGACGTAGGATGGGAGTTCGGCCAAGGCGAACTGATAGGGAGGATAGTGTTCGGCGAACTGTCTATGTCTCAGACATTGATCAACAT GTCACTGAACAGAAGCTTGCTGAGGTTTTCTCAAACTGCGGTCAA GTTGTAGATTGCCGTATCTGTGGCGATCCAAACTCAGTGATGCGTTTTGCTTTTATCGAGTTCGCTGATGATG TCGGTGCAAGAGCAGCTCTAGCGCTTGGTGGAACCGTTCTTGGTTTTTATCCTGTCAGAGTTCTGCCATCTAAGACTGCAATTTTGCCTGTGAACCCCAAATTTCTTCCTCGA ACGGAGGATGAGAAAGAAATGGTATCCAGGACTGTGTACTGTACTAACATTGACAAAAAT GTTCCGGAGGATGTTGTGAAGAATTTCTTTGAGGGAATTTGTGGGGAG GTTGCTCGACTGAGGCTGCTTGGTGATTACGTGCATGCCACGTGCATTGCTTTTGTTGAGTTTGTTGAG GCAGAAGGAGCAATTTTGGCCCTGAACTGCAGTGGCATGCTTCTTGGCTCGCTTCCTGTCAG GGTGAGCCCATCCAAGACCCCAGTCCGCCCCCGTTCTCCTCGTGTGGTGTCGCACTGA